tgctctttaaagaattattgatgtgtatataatatcaatttaataagatatgttatattttagctccaaaagtaaaatattacatGTTTggaaaattctttaattcttgaaaaatattcatttataacAGCAAATGAAccttataaatattgtttatatagAGATTTTCGTTGTTATACATTGCAATGtacaataaagataaatctTGATCAATAATTGGAAGaaggaaatttttaaaaaattgaaaaaaaaacgaaaaaaaaattgttttatttttggtaaatatgctattttattacaactttatttttttgactttTGCTCCTTCACATTTTTTCCGCTTCgaatttcgaaaaaaagggatattttttaagaattcttaatttatattggtaAGGGGGGGGATAAAGTGAAAATGCTCcgattttacatatttatttacatatatcttattttacatattatAACACTACAATATTATAACTACAATATTATAactattattttacaatattattattactACAATATTTGATTCTTacatattattattatcaCTTCAAAAGTTTATgcttaaaataaaaaatcaaaaataaccCCTAAAAATGCAAACAAATCatgaagaaaataataaagtagATCTATCTACTGcaatattagaaaatacTACTAAAAATGCGCTACTTGTCACTGATCATAATCATGAGAAACTTCAAGTCTTCGAAGTAGGTATCAATCCTCAGACTATAGAAGATTTAGATCTTATTATTGGCGACTACATAACTTTAAAAGGTAAGAAATGTTCAGAAGTAGTCTTCTTTCTAGTAGAAATGAATGAGATCCCTAAAAAGAcaatttgtataaaaaaagatggtagagtaaatttgaaattgaGAATTAATGACATAGTGAAAGTTTATCCTTGTGGATCTATAGGAGTTATTGAACAACTAGTCTTTTTGCCTATTGCTGATACAGTGGAAAAAATCAAAGGTGACCTTTTTCAGGCCTTTGTTGAGCCTTTTCTAGAAGACAAGTCTATGCCTCTGTCTGTAGGAAACAGATACAGAATTAATTCTGGACTTGGATCTGTGGAATATAAAGTAGTCTCTATGACAAATAAAGAAGGCTCAGATATAAAACACGGGTTTATAGTCGACGGCACTAAAGTCATCTCTGATGAAACAATCACTAGAGAAGAAGCAGAACAAGAATTTAATATGATCGGATATGATGACATAGGAGGATGTAGGAAACAATTAGCACAAATTAAAGAACTAATAGAACTTCCTTTGAGACACCCTCAACTTTATAAGAAATTGGGTGTAAAACCACCAAAAGGAATTCTTTTATACGGGCCGCCTGGATCAGGAAAGACTTTAATAGCTAAAGCTATAGCAAACGAAACAGGagcatttatttatatgataaatGGACCAGAAATCATGTCTAAAATGGCAGGAGAAAGTGAAAATAATCTAAGGAAAGCTTTCGACGAggcagaaaaaaataaaccaagtatcatttttatagatgaAGTAGATTCTCTAGCACCAAAAAGAGATAAAACTCAAGGAGAAGTAGAAAAAAGAATCGTGTCTCAATTATTAACTCTAATGGATGGAGCAAAAACAAGAGAAGGAGTCATCGTCTTGGCCGCCACTAACAGGCCAAATTCAATAGACCCTGCTTTAAGAAGATACGGAAGATTTGGTAAAGAACTGGAAATTGGTGTACCAGACTCGACTGGAAGATTAGAAATATTGAGAATTCatactaaaaatatgaaaatgtcTAGAGATGTCGACTTAGTGGAAATAGCAGACGAATTACATGGGTTTGGTGGTAGTGATATCGCCTCTTTGTGCTCAGAGGCAGCTTTACAACAAATCAGAGAAAAATTGCCTTCTATTGATTTGGACTCTGACAAAATCGACGCGGGGATTTTGTCCAGTTTAGAAGTCACCAGGAACAACTTCTTCTACGCTATTGAACAAACTAATCCAAGTTCTTTAAGGGAAAGTAAACTTGAAACACCAAATGTTAAATGGGAAGATATTGGTGGATTAGCAGAAGTAAAAGTAGAATTACGAGAAACTATTCAATATCCTATAACTTACCCAGAgaaattcttaaaattcGGTCTAACTCCTTCAAAAGGTGTCTTGTTTTATGGACCACCTGGGTGTGGTAAAACTTTACTAGCTAAGGCAGTCGCAACAGAATGTAAAGCAAATTTCATTTCTGTAAAAGGTCCAGAATTACTCACCATGTGGTTTGGTGAGTCAGAAGCAAATGTCAGGGAATTATTCGATCGGGCTCGTGCTGCAGCTCCTtgtgttttattttttgatgaaATCGATTCTGTAGCAAAATCAAGAGGATCTTCTTCTGGTAGTAGCGGGGCTGATGATCGAGTCATCAACCAAATACTAACAGAAATGGATGGTATGAATGCTAAAAAGAATGTTTTCATCATTGGTGCTACTAATAGGCCTGATCAACTTGATTCTGCTATTATGAGACCTGGTAGGTTAGACCAATTAGTCTATATTCCTTTACCTGATGCAGGTAGTAGAATGTCAATCTTAAACGCAGTCTTAAGAAAAACACCTCTAAGTCCGGACATAAACCTTAAGCATCTGGTAGACGCAACTGATAGATTTTCTGGTGCGGATTTGACAGAAATCTGTCAAAGAGCTTGTAAACTAGCAGTAAAAGAAAGTATTGAATACGAAAGAGAAAGAGCGAAAGAAGGTAGTAACCTTATGGAACTTGAAGATCCAGTGCCTTATATTTCAGAGAAGCATTTTGTGGAAGCCATGAAAACGGCTAGAAGAAGTGTATTAGAAAAAGATATTGAGAGATATGAAGCATTTGCAAGGTCTATGAAAGTTGATATAAGTAAATATACCCAGCCTAATAAGAATAATGATGATGCGGGATTATATGATTAAATATgtattcttttaaaaaaattatattatagacatatattatttaaaaagatttatatgttaatatataaacttactttatacatatttatttcatatagacttattttttaaaaactgaTTGCatacatatttatttcatttagACTTATTTGTTAAAAACTGATTAATGCATATTAATTTCATATAGGTTTATTTCATATAGGCTTATTTCATGTGCTTTCTATAGTTTACAAGtcattaaaaatcttcattattgagattttttaacaaatatttcaagtaaatcttttattagaatttttaaataactaattatttattagattCAAcctaattaaaaaaaaatttacaaacatttaaaaaaaataatagaaaaaatctaatataAAGAGATACACTTGTAAGTttgtaatataaatatttttactcGATCATTTTtgatctaaaaatatattggtCAATTCTAGTTTTAATATTCAGAGAATGTTTTAAGTCATGTCTCCTGTAAAACTAGAAGTACAAAATCTTAATACTCCTATAATAGTACTAAACTCCGGCAATAAACTAgatttaaatgtaaaaaacaagataATCATAAAATACAACGAGTCAACTACAACACTCTTCTCATTAAACCTTACTCAAAACAGAACATATTTAAGTATAGAATACACTGATGGTCCTGTAGAACTCGACATAGATGACAATGTACAAACATTTGATATCACAAATaatatcttaaaaatagaatttattttccaacaaaacacaaaaataatattaaattgtgAATCTAATTATATGAACTACTTGATTGAAAACCAAACACCGTCTGCTATCTTTTTAACTAGGAATAGAAGTGAAGATTCAAGTTtcgaagaaaaaaattttcaaaatgaAGGATATGAAGAACATCACTTTTTTAGTGATGATACAActacaataataattagcgagaaatataaattacaaatggtgggacaaaatataaataaggAATATATTGGGGATAGTGTAAATATTGTCAATAAACCGAAAAATGTAAGGCTTATGGGGCCATTGACATTGTCAATGATGAATATATTGgtgtttttgtttttattgttttttatattgttctTTCTACCTACTTTGTGGTTATTATCGAAGTTTCTGGTTTATGTTATTATGATACTTATTTTGGCTTTTATTGGTAGAGTGATAATTGaaatgtataaataaaaattttatattaaataatatagatTATAATGGGAAATTTAAGCGAATTTGAGAGTAAATTACTCTTAAGATTACATAAAGAATGTTTCAATGGACAACTTTAAagatatcaaaaaaaaagaatgaaGTAAGTAAATGACATTTATCTTTACACTTAATATAGTTTAAAGTGGAAAACTATGAAAAATTGattaaaaaagtattaaatAACTTCAATTTTAAACTACACTATGTGAAAAGTTGTAAataagaagattttattgattAAGTATaagaattaattttttataaatgtttataacACTGTTCGATCTTGATGATAAtttaatcaattttttttgcatcgagttgaaaattttatctatttttatttgaacaTCAAAATTTCcgtatttaatttttttcaaatcagtttttaaaactttaaataatttgcTTATTGGTATGTGATCAAATAAACTAAATAGttctatattatatttataaattttcattcTATGTTTGTTGGATAAATTTGATggtaaatatttaagtttCATATCATAAATATCTAGAAAACtactaaatatttttataaattcatatattatattttgaacATTCGAAGGTGCTTGAGATTTTcttaactttttttttatttctggTAATTGAAGTTTTCTCAATTTACTTATACTACCTATGTATATATCTATAATTTTACCATAAGATTTCCAAGCATCTTTATGTACTTGCAGTGGGAGATTAATTCCCATactttcttcttttttcgGCGGTGCTTTTCTGTCCATctcttctttaaaattttgaattttttttttacattccaaaaaacatttttctatatttttaacgTCAAAAgtagttttatttatggTATCCTTTGCCAACTGTGAAGTTTTGTacgtataaaaaattagctTTGGTTTATCTATGTGtgtatttttagaattattaTCTATTTCTATTAACTCAATATCATTATTTGGGAAATAAATATccatttcattttttattttactagAATCACATATGTCGTcataaaaatctaatatatttatatcttgTGTAAATTCCAGGCTAGGATCTAATACATTAGCAAGATCATCGCCGATGTAttccattttatttttttttacttttagaTTTTCACATGTTAAAAAGTCAGAAGCTCTTTGAGAAGATACTGTAGATACGTAATTACCGCTTTCAGTATCATAAACTACATCCCTTATGTTTTCATCAAAAGCTAATACGCcacaataaataatttctaatataaaaatcattttatggggaaaaaatattttgtgaAAATCGTCGTACTTAAAcacaatttttatataaagaaaatcataTGAAACAATATAATGTCAATTGATTGTAACAGCCATATAGTGTTATGTGAAtgtttaaagaaatatgaaaaaaaaataataattagaaTTTAGCTTAAGATGTAAGTAAAGGCTTActtacaatataaaataattttacaaatgtGAGTGCATTAAGAtccatttttaaataatttttgtttttttcaagaTTTAATACTAATCATACTATTCATAATGAATAAGAGAGCAGTAAAACATcatgaaaaagaaatttgacTATAATGtagacaataaaaatttgtttggGTTCTTTTGTGTACTATATTCGCAAACAATCATagtaaaaacattataCATGTATTCATATTGTTAATTgctttatataatttaacaaaataatttaacttAAGAGCAGTTTTTTAATGAGTAAAAGATATAGCATGAGATTCAAGATAGTTTGAtgttaaataattaaaaaggaGGCTACaactattttatatattctctatattaaattttctgtaaatttaataaaatctacAATCTTCTCACAAATTAATCATATATCAAATTGACTGACGTAAAAAACAGTCCATTATATTTGTGGATCTTTAATGTTTAGGATTGGctttatttaaaagttttacaCATGTTTTTGTATGTGAATATTCTCTTGACTACGACAATACATCTATTTTTTGTGTTGATGAAATATCtttatcataatttttcagattctttgtaaaataaGGAACGTTATGATCATTGCTCTTCATATACTTGCTAATAATATTAGCATTGCTAGTAAATGAGGGAAGACATTAATAATATCAGTCAATGGATTGTAATATTGTACAATTTAACTAATTtggcatttttatttattaaacttttataagaaaaactgtacattttattttaaaataaaataatctttttCATCTATATATCTCAATAATACATAATATAATAGTCCATTAATGatcaaaaaagaaaaaattataattaccACAATGGGAGCAGTTTGTAAATTCAACTCAAAGCTAAGAATTTGTCGTAAAATACCTAATTATTATctttgaaattaaaaaaaacataataaagGCACTCATAAAAGTCCAAAGTCGTTGAACCAAATTTTTAGAGATTATTTTGactaaatgaaaaaaatatatgccCATTTACACTGTATGCAACCATACCCATTTACTCACactttttatagttttctttaaacaaaattgcAAGATATATATAGAttaatgtattttataagtcggattcaataaaaaaaaatatgtgttatataaattaatatttacattatgtcaattaaaaatcataaaaaccactatatttttaatttgatgaTTAAATGAATATTACATTCTTATAACtgtttatcaaaaaaataaaattgaatgCATATCGATATCGaaataatttcaaaattaatttttttacatggaaatgttaaaaaacatgcttctaaatgttttatcTTATAAGCAAGTATTATTTTATGcgataatatttaaaatgtaaatatttataatttataaagcaGAAAcctttgtaaatttttttaaggtGTAATTATACACCAACATATAAATCAGATATTGCGATTAATGtctattttaattattggaaagaagaattaaaaatttaatttctaaaaaaatattattatcaaGTCGACATACCATCATTTGACTATGTTGTCGTGAAAATTTTCGAAAtaagtttaatttttctataagGTAATTGCGGCTTTCCTTCTATATTGcatattatttatcatGAGGATTCGTTATGATAACAGTATCGGTataattattctttttaatattatatattaaataatacttAATTTTCACTTTATAGTATCATTTTATCTataacaattttaaatagttttaacATAGACtataacatttttttatatgtgcTATTCAATTTACTACAAACAGTGCAATgttatttgtttgtattATTGATCTAAATCGGGTCTTAAGTCCGACGTCTCTCGTAACAAACATTTTTtgcatatatttaataaaatttaccaTTTCATGGTATATCTTTTAGGTTTAGTACAAAAATTGTATGTATTTTCGGAAGTAAAAACGGTGTATCGGGTAGCTGATACACAGTATTTTTGTGTAAAAAATCTTgattatatacaaaaagtaataataaagaagaaaaatacCCCATTTTGTCTTTCTTATGCTATATTTGAGGATTAAAAACTCATTATCCTAccatattttacaatataatttttaattacgCCGTATTAGAGATAACTTCAAAGGTTTTACAGtttaatgttatttttaataaactaAAAACATTCTATAATACGAGAAA
Above is a window of Vairimorpha necatrix chromosome 2, complete sequence DNA encoding:
- a CDS encoding transitional endoplasmic reticulum ATPase, which codes for MQTNHEENNKVDLSTAILENTTKNALLVTDHNHEKLQVFEVGINPQTIEDLDLIIGDYITLKGKKCSEVVFFLVEMNEIPKKTICIKKDGRVNLKLRINDIVKVYPCGSIGVIEQLVFLPIADTVEKIKGDLFQAFVEPFLEDKSMPLSVGNRYRINSGLGSVEYKVVSMTNKEGSDIKHGFIVDGTKVISDETITREEAEQEFNMIGYDDIGGCRKQLAQIKELIELPLRHPQLYKKLGVKPPKGILLYGPPGSGKTLIAKAIANETGAFIYMINGPEIMSKMAGESENNLRKAFDEAEKNKPSIIFIDEVDSLAPKRDKTQGEVEKRIVSQLLTLMDGAKTREGVIVLAATNRPNSIDPALRRYGRFGKELEIGVPDSTGRLEILRIHTKNMKMSRDVDLVEIADELHGFGGSDIASLCSEAALQQIREKLPSIDLDSDKIDAGILSSLEVTRNNFFYAIEQTNPSSLRESKLETPNVKWEDIGGLAEVKVELRETIQYPITYPEKFLKFGLTPSKGVLFYGPPGCGKTLLAKAVATECKANFISVKGPELLTMWFGESEANVRELFDRARAAAPCVLFFDEIDSVAKSRGSSSGSSGADDRVINQILTEMDGMNAKKNVFIIGATNRPDQLDSAIMRPGRLDQLVYIPLPDAGSRMSILNAVLRKTPLSPDINLKHLVDATDRFSGADLTEICQRACKLAVKESIEYERERAKEGSNLMELEDPVPYISEKHFVEAMKTARRSVLEKDIERYEAFARSMKVDISKYTQPNKNNDDAGLYD